Below is a genomic region from Ascaphus truei isolate aAscTru1 chromosome 5, aAscTru1.hap1, whole genome shotgun sequence.
TCTGTTCCATATTACCCATTAATCTGGGAGCCTTTATCTACAATAATATATCCATGGACATTGCTTGATGCACTCTTCAGGGATTTATTTCCTCCCGCACACCTTATCTTATACTACtacactgatttattttaaaaaaacatataagatcATGTTGCGCTGTTTTAAAAATGTTGGAATATGCAAGTATTTTATGTATTTGCATTCACATTTTATATTGCATACCgattaatacaatttttatttgcATGTGATTTGAAATATATCAGGCAGAGGGGGCCCAGCTAATATCACGGATGTAAAGGGGCTCTCGGCATAAaatgtttgctcacccctgatctaatgcatactgtacattgttttgtttcaaaagacatggaattggttaatttaAACCCTATTAGCTATTTACGggaagactggttttgattcaagaaggttatcatggaaaaactatggaatttctgtaataatcattggggttcacaacaTTTTTCTCGCTACTGTATATGTCTTCAAGGAAATCATCTTGTTTCCACCTATCACCTGTGAGCCAATTATAGGAAGAGGAACACAGAATACTAAATAAGGGATTAAGCCAGGGTAGCATACAGTACTGCAAACAGAGGGAGGTGAAGAGTTAATGGCAAAGTGCAAGTTACACAATTACAGTAAATCTAATTACAATACGGACTGGTTGATGCCCGGTTATAATCATGATTATATTAATAATTTTAAACAAAGTTTTGAATATAGATCTAGTTAAGGATTTGGTTTGGTACGAATTTATTTGGTGTTTGGCCACACATTAAAAAGCAATCGGTAGATTCATGAAAGTGTGACTCAATTACACGCTCTGGCATAAATCACTGAATATTAGCATGCAAAACATCACATAAGTAAGTGGTGTGTTGCACTACAGTATGTCACATTTTCTACCATACCTGAGATTATCGGAACCCTAATTTCACCTTGGATAAATAATAGTTGGTCATGCTTACTTTAGGAGCACTGGGTCCTTTGGACATGTTCACATCGCAGAAGATCCAGTGAACCCATATTGGATATCTTGCCCAGACAGAAGGTGGAGTGGTACCATTAGCAGTAGGTGTAGTGGTACCATTAGCAGTAGATGTAGTGGTACCATTAGCAGTAGGTGTAGTGGTACCATTTGCAGTAGGTGTAGTGGTACCATTAGCAGTAGGTGTAGTGGTTCCATTAGCAGTAGGTGTAGTGGTACCATTAGCAGTAGGTGTAGTGGTTCCATTAGCAGTAGGTGTAGTGGTACCATTAGCAGTAGGTGTAGTGGTTCCATTAGCAGTAGGTGTAGTTATTCCATTAGCAGTAGGTGTAGTGGTTCCATTAGCAGTAGGTGTAGTGGTACCATTAGCAGTAGGTGTAGTGGTACCATTAGCAGTAGGTGTAGTGGTTCCATTAGCAGTAGGTGTAGTGGTACCATTAGCAGTAGGTGTAGTGGTTCCATTAGCAGTAGGTGTAGTGGTACCATTAGCAGTAGGTGTAGTGGTACCATTAGCAGTAGGTGTAGTGGTACCATTAGCAGTAGGAGTAGTGGTTCCATTAGCAGTAGGTGTAGTGGTACCATTAGCAGTAGGTGTAGTGGCACCATTAGCAGTAGGTGTAGTGGTTCCATTAGCAGTAGGTGTAGTGGTTCCATTAGCAGTAGGTTTAGTGGTACCTTTAGCAGTAGGTGTAGTGGTACCATTAGCAGTAGGTGTAGTGGTTCCATTAGCAGTAGGTGTAGTGGTTCCATTAGCAGTAGGTGTTGTGGTTCCATTCGCAGTAGGTGTAGTGGTACCATTAGCAGTAGGTGTAGTGGTTCCATTTGCAGTAGGTGTAGTGGTTCCATTAGCAGTAGGTGTAGTGGTACCATTAGCAGTAGGTGTAGTGGTACCATTAGCAGTAGGTGTAGTGGTTCCATTAGCAGTAGGTGTAGTGGTTCCATTAGCAGTAAGTGTAGTGGTACCATTAGCAGTAGGTGTAGTGGTTCCATTAGCAGTAGGTGTAGTGGTTCCATTAGCAGTAGGTATAGTGGTACCATTAGCAGTAGGTGTAGTGGTTCCATTAGCAGTAGGTGTAGTGGTACCATTAGCAGTAGGTGTAGTGGTACCATTAGCAGTAGGTGTAGTGGTACCATTAGCAGTAGGCTGGAGTTAGCATGCTACACATCTCTTTGCATGTGGTAGAAGAGAAAAACATGCCCTAGTTCCAGGAATGGTCGGTTATTATGATTCAGACCATCGTGTTCATGACCGGGTAATATGATAGTCCACACAGCCCGGTTAAATGCAAACAGGGGTATTCCCCAACGATACGTTAAGTGCTGCCGACAGCCGGCTACTGACTTTATCGGCTGTTAGTGCTAATGAAATGCAAGAAGTGTGGAACACATACCCACAGCAGGTCGGTAGAGGTAACGCTATGTTAGGTGCTGGTGCTTCGGGCACATAACGCCGGGTAACAGAAAATTGTTTGTGCTTGTCCATGGTTCTTAAGTGGGGCACGTTCGCATCCTATTATCATCATGTATGTATAACGTGAAAACATGTTCTCTAGCGCAGtacaatatgtgggcaggacgaaaataataaaatatcaaacattgacattgttacagtaggcaagGAAGGCCCTGCAccgaggagcttacactctatttaAGAGGGTCAGAGGAGAGATACGGTGCAGGGGGATAAGAAATGTTTTGGGTAGATGCAGGTTATGTGAAGGAGTTGGCGTTGGGAAAGAGGTGGGAttatgcggaggtagagctgggaGAGCAGAGTCAGTACGGTACAGGTGGAATTAGGTTTTTGGGGAGGGCGaaggtacaggagggggggggggaaggattatCGGGGTAGGTGCCCCGGGGAGGTTAGGCTGCCATGGGGTATTAAGAGGGATGGTTAACCCCCTGTATGCCATAGCAGTTTTACATCTATGACATACAATAGCTAGTAGGGTAGCAGGGTCTTTGTTTTAACAGATGTTAATTTTTGCATCCATCTAGCTTTGTGGATCGCCGTTAAAGTCACAGGACCTAACTAAATAGCTAGATCTGCTTATACATTCAGAAATCATACAGCACTTGTAAAGACTTGCATTACATGCTGCCAATACATTCAAATACAACATCAATTACACTAGAACTATGGAAACAGGTGTACGATAGCAGgcaaaatactgtacaatatGGTGTCAACATCCATAATCTGTGAGAAAACTCCACTACGGCAAGAGCAGGAAacccctgtgtatatacagtgccgAGAGACTGGGTGCTCAGGTGTGGAAAATACGGCACCGTGGTTGTATCGGGCGAGAACGAGCAGCTGTGTCCTGCTCAACTTCTTTTACTTATCTACCTTTTCGGTTATCGTATGGCAATTTCCTTCGCGATAAGCTGAACTGGTTTGGCAGAAAATGGGACAATAAAAAAGTTGTGTTTGAAGCGGTAACAAGAATGAAGCGGGATTTAGGAACATATCATGTGACCGCAGACACGGCCCCCCTGGGCCCCCCAAAGCTgtcccttttccttttttttctgttGTGACGCCTGAGACCCTGTTTGATCCTCGGCTTTATTTCATATTTATAATTTAGCCTTATGCAATTCATAGAAATCTGTGTGTTCACAAAATAACCTTAAATATAGCCCTGGCAAACTTATCCCAGGATTGTAAGACCGCtcctcaaaataaaataaaaaagtcacAGATTAATCAAGCAAAGGGATTTAACCAACCTTATTGTAAAACGTGATGGGGAAGCTAATGTGATGTTGTATAGGTACTGACCGTTGAAGTGGTAAGATAAGTCTAAATCCCCATGATCTAGGAAATTCAATGCATTTCCTCCCGTTTTAGGGACAAATACAATTCTGCCTTCAAATGTTACCCCCTGGGGTCCTAAGAAGAATACAAAGTAATAGAGCACAGCTCGGTACCAGAGAAAACtatgacatgcaaaaaaatgcatttgttttctctGGAATGTTATAAAGCAAAGTATTtaaatgtgacaaaaatataaCACCCGacacaaaaatacacttgaaaaaaaaaatgccgttttaaaaatgttttataaatgatTCAGGTTCACTGCGTATAAAGGCAAAAACAGCACACATACGCTATGTAGAATGTTACCAAATGTGTTACTAAGACAACATTTCTATATTTAGAATAGTACTTTCCCATTTCATCCCAAAATACCTGCATCCAAATTTCCATTCAAAATGATTTTATAATTAGGACTTAACATCTCGGATATAAAAAGACAATTTGACCCCAGGGGCCTTGGTTGGTGGAAGATGAATCCTGCGGGAATGCTGATGGCTGATGGCAGACAGCAAGAACTAGAAGTAAAAGACATTTTGCAGAACTCTGTATGCCATTGAAATGGTAACTCCAAACCCAGCCAACCAGGTGAGGCCCCGGCTGGGCTGTGGGAGGGGCGTTAGGTAAGCCACGGTATGGAGAATTCTGGACCCCGCAAAGATCCTGAAATGCAGGAGAGCTGTGAACAGGTCTGGGTTACTGAGTGCATACAGCAGGCCGATGCCAATGAAAGGGATAATGTTTTCAATGTCGTTCAGGTGACATCTGCAGAGAAAGAGATTAAGAAAATGAGTACTTCAAAGTATTAGCATTTCCTTTACACTTAGTTTTACTTGAGTTTGAAACTTTTCTTTTTAAATCGGGAAAATGCAGATGGCAAAAGTAATTAACATTGGTCACTGGCATCTTGACCAATTTGTCCAATACAACCCGGTACCTGTAATTGTACTACATATTTGTATTTGTGATTACGTCGTTTTCTGAGTAACCTACAGCTCTTTGTAAAAATCACGTTTGCTGAATATACATAATAATAGTTTATTAGAAGCAAGCCGACATTTCTGCTTTTCTAATTTTCTCAGTATTATTGGCATTGTTGATCTATACATGTCTCCATAAATTGCTCTTTAATATATTTCACTCGCTAGCAGTATTCATCACGAAGAAATAATTTCTCCAAAACAGAAGTCCACATACATGATTAATACTGTCGCAGAGACGGGGATTGGTTACAGTGATATGTTCGCAGCTCATACCTGCTTTGTTATGTGTAGCAAGTGTTAACACAGGGGTGGGGCACTCTAGTCCTCAGGGACCAccatattcctgcttcagcacaggtggctcagccttcGAAAAAGagccatgtgtgctgaagcagggatatcctgaaaacctgacctgttggtggcccttgaggactggagttgcccaccctgggttaactccttcattgctggATTGCTATGCAGTTTGCTGGAGAATACCGCACTACTCAGTTCAAATTGCCAGTACCAAATATCTCTAGTGTTCCAAATCGTAGTTTGCCAATGTCGTGATACATACGGACAGCTGCTTGATCTTAGGCGGAAAGAGTCATATTCAATCCCTTGTCAATTTTGTTAGTGACTTTTCACATCAACGCTTCGCAGATTAAGGACATGACATGTTAAATGCATGATTTTATTTCCTAAACCAGTTTTTTATCCCAACTCTTTATCCTATACAAGCATGCAATCAGGATAGACAGAGAAAAGCAATGGCAGTTTGAACAGAATCTGACTTTTTTATACCAGCAGTAAagagtagaaaaaaaaatattacagctACTAAGCAGGTTATACGGGGAGCGCTGGCATTTATTCGGAAAGGCATTAAAATGTGGGGCACTGCATTTTCTCAACATGACAGCGTACATTGGAAACAAAGCAGACTATTTATCACACAGAGGAACGCAGCGCAAAGTCAGAATATGTCACAAGCCTCGTCGCTTTTACTCCCTGCAACATTCGCGGGATCTATCGGTCAGAATGTGAGCCCTCGGAGGGTCTTCCTCATCCCTAAACTGCGGGCATTTTCTGCGCAATGAAAGCATGACTGCACAATATGGAACGCTTACCGTAAATGTGGATTTTCTATCCAAAATTATACAAATATTCAAAAGACCAAAGCGTTGTTTTAGTTATTTATAGGGGGATGCTTGTTTTAAACCAGTATTTATTGCAAGAAAAACATGAGAGGTCCGTGTTGTGTGGAGATCTTTATCAGGGCCCCCGAATAGCTACTTGCTTATTGAGCTGTGCTGATGGATACAGTTACTGACATACATTGTaattaaaaatatgtaaaaacataCGGCCTTTTTTGTTCCCTGAAAAGTTGATATTGATAATATGCAAAGATGGATGATAAAGTATATAATGTGCGATTCACCGTTCCCGGAGCCGCACGCATTGGAAGGAAAGTCTTCCTTCAAAGGGCCGGGTTACAATTAGATCCAGCaccaatgtatttatttataacatgtgttacaggcagtaatacagtgagagttacctctcgctctcacgcatgtcctgggcacagagttataacgtgttacaggcagtaatacagtgagagttacctctcgctctcacgcatgtcctgggcacagagttataacgtgtgttacaggaagtaatacagtgagagttacctctcgctctcacgcatgtcctgggcacagagttataacgtgttacaggcagtaatacagtgagttacctctcgttctcacgcatgtcctgggcacagagttataacatgtgttacaggaagtaatacagtgagaattacctctcgttctcacccatgtcctgggcacagagttataacgtgtgttacaggcagtaatacagtgagagttacctctcgttctcacgcatgtcctgggcacagagttataacatgttacaggcagtaatacagtgagagttacctctcgttctcacgtatgtcctgggcacagagttataacgtgttacaggcagtaatacagtgagagttaccactcgttctcacgtatgtcctgggcacagagttataacgtgttacaggcagtaatacagtgagagttacctctcgttctcacgtatgtcctgggcacagagttataacgtgttacaggcagtaatacagtgagagttacctctcgttctcacgtatgtcctgggcacagagttataacatgttacaggaagtaatacagtgagagttaccactcgttctcacgcatgtcctgggcacagagttataacgtgttacaggcagtaatacagtgagagttacctctcgttctcacgcatgtcctgggcacagagttataacgtgttacaggcagtaatacagtgagagttacctctcgttctcacgcatgtcctgggcacagagttataacgtgttacaggcagtaatacagtgagagttacctctcgctctcacgcatgtcctgggcacagagttataacgtgttacaggaagtaatacagtgagagttaccgctcgttctcacgcatgtcctgggcacagagttataacgtgttacaggcagtaatacagtgagagttacctctcgttctcacgcatgtcctgggcacagagttataacgtgttacaggcagtaatacagtgagagttacctcccgttctcacgcatgtcctgggcacagagttataacgtgtgttacaggcagtaatacagtgagagttacctcccgttctcacgcatgtcctgggcacagagttataacgtgttacaggcagtaatacagtgagagttacctctcgctcgcacgcatgtcctgggcacagagttatgatgacaaataatacacggttacaaatacagttacataagtgatcaGGGTTATACAttctatacaagacattgcatgcacatttagagataatatatattatagacgtatgtagcaATGGCGGGTTGTCCGCGTCTCCGGGAACACAGAACTCTGTAATCGGGTGATTTATGCTTCTGTGTGGGTGCTACATTTATTATGCTAAATCAAGTCATTCCAAAATGTAATGTACAGAAATAAGAGTATTCTTGATGTACAAACACATTCTTCTTTCCACACGGACGCCTAAATTCTCACTTTTTCTGGAAGGTATTTTCGCTCAAGGTCAAAAATAATGATCCCAGATACAGGACTCCATTTTGTAAATTAAAGCACCCCACTCATTTGGAGTAAAATCACATCGTATACATATTCAGTTCATTAGCCAAGCTGTATTTTCCTCCTCTCCGTCATTAAAACCCATCATTTAGTCGGCCAATGTCTGTGAGCTACGATAACCTCCCCTAATTATGAGAGGAGGGAGGTGTCGCAAAGCATGAGGAGGCATTGAAGACGTACTGAGAGTGTCCCCTACCTACCAGGACCGCACGGACCCGAGTGGCATCATCTGCTTCAGTGGGGACTAAACGGGGACAGGATCGCCGGAAATGTCTTGTAGTTTAGGTTAGTACAACCGTCTGGTCCTGTGGTTTAGCAATCTTCAGAGATTGAATCGCTTCCGATAGTTCTTCCGGAGTTATTTTCCTATTCAGGGTCCGTAAGTCCTCCTCCGACAGGGTAGGGAGGTCACCTTGTTTTAAGTATCGTGAGATTGCCTCAGCTTTTGTTGGGCCTTTTTTGGGGGGATTCTATGTTATAAAGCTTGGAGTAACAATTGGAGAATTCTTGCACTATTTCTTTTTCCTTATATAGGATTTGTCCGGATTTGGATCGAATTGATGAGATCTGGGATTTAACTCTCAGACCCCTTCGTTTGTTGGCTAACAACCTGTCAGCTTTATTGCCCTTATCGTAGTATGTTTGGTTAGTCCACTCCAATGCTCTCTCCACCTCTTCGAGTTGGAGTTGTAAACTTtacatttaaacattttttttagcaaTAAGAATTTAAATCTGCATACAGATAACGAACAAAGAATAGCAGTGGGAATGTGCGGGCCGAAGTGCAgcttcatacagtacatgtgcgAAAGCTGCTGCATGAATCAGGAGGAACAGAAGTGCCAAAGTACTTTAGTAACTGGCACACAAACTAGTTATGGCGAgtaaataaagtgacaaaaacccttccgAGTACAGTAATGAGAAAACACACTCCTGGGCATTATCACATCGCAGGCAGATCCCCAAAACCTACTGTATCGCATAGCCACACCGCATCATActaccactgcagccaaggattctgggtaataacatgcaaatgagcaatcaCAGTGAAtgactttttgcttcttatacaCTTGGTTGTGGATCCCTTTAAGTGTGCGCCTACTGTATCTCACGGCTTCTAAAGCGAAGCACCGGTTACACAAGTGTTCGGCCAACAAACCTGATCACAGGCAGCGGCTCGTGCGAGGGCGATTACTGGCCCTGCATTGTGAAGCTGGAACGTGGCTGCAAACCACGTGCACAAGTAAGTGGTGGGGAGTAAAACGGTGACAAAGCCCTCCATGTACAGAGTGCAGTAATAATAAAGTACACTTACAGTATGAGAACCTGTCTCAGGTACCATGCTCCTTCAGTAACATGTGAATCCCTTTGCAGAAAACCCCGGGACAATTCAATGCAAGCGCTTCTTGTTGCCAAAGGGTTAGATCACTGCACTAGGAATAAttgttcccaactccagtcctcaaaaaatCCCAGCAGGTCctattttaaggatatcctcgctgttgggggttcttgaggactggagttgagaatcacAACACTAGTTCAACTTGAAAGGAACAGTCACGAAATATGGCTAACTTTAAAACTCCTATTCATATAAATATGTGAACTCACAGAGTATGTGTGCCCGTGACGGGATGGTGATGGGTTTGCATTAACCCCCGTACCCTCCTGTCCCTAGATAATGTATTACTCAATTCTTATTGAATAAAAACATCCTTAAAGACGCAGGACAGGCTGCATTGCgggtttttttaatgtaattacaggtttgaagcatgggggtctccagagctggac
It encodes:
- the MGST1 gene encoding microsomal glutathione S-transferase 1; its protein translation is MAGLNQLIDSDVFRAFATYATVVLLKMMLMSLATAYFRLTRKVFANTEDAVIHSKGGDIKKYLRTDQDVERVRRCHLNDIENIIPFIGIGLLYALSNPDLFTALLHFRIFAGSRILHTVAYLTPLPQPSRGLTWLAGFGVTISMAYRVLQNVFYF